From the genome of Bradyrhizobium sp. SZCCHNS1050, one region includes:
- a CDS encoding TauD/TfdA family dioxygenase produces the protein MSLRSNVARSAESSLIQVIPTGKTLGAEVCNVDLGSFDDWAFASFMRALLKHQVLLVRGQRLGERDIAAFSRRFGHADLFYTSPGGLLGDRLSFCSLYAAYDALSPALRSRVAHLKVRHLATDTADDGRRTVIAGPVHPLVGNHIDTGRSMLALGQRRHSYVVGLEQDESDALLDDLWQLAERPEFSWTHTCRPGDLVVWDTRCTIHRHEPPDMPRLLHSPPLWSTMPSA, from the coding sequence GTGAGTCTCAGAAGCAACGTTGCTCGAAGCGCCGAAAGCAGCCTCATCCAGGTCATCCCGACGGGAAAGACGCTCGGTGCCGAGGTCTGCAATGTCGATCTCGGATCCTTCGACGATTGGGCGTTCGCCTCGTTCATGCGCGCGCTGCTCAAGCATCAGGTCCTGCTGGTGCGCGGCCAGCGGCTTGGTGAACGTGACATCGCGGCCTTCAGCCGTCGCTTCGGTCACGCGGATCTATTTTACACCTCCCCCGGGGGCTTGCTGGGCGACAGACTGTCATTCTGCAGCCTCTACGCCGCTTATGACGCGCTCTCACCGGCGCTGCGCAGCCGCGTCGCTCATCTGAAGGTTCGTCATCTCGCGACCGACACCGCCGATGATGGCCGTCGCACCGTCATCGCAGGCCCGGTGCATCCGCTGGTCGGCAATCATATCGATACCGGCCGCTCGATGCTCGCGCTGGGGCAGCGTCGCCATTCCTACGTCGTCGGCCTCGAGCAGGACGAATCCGACGCGCTGCTCGACGATCTCTGGCAGCTTGCCGAACGGCCCGAGTTCAGTTGGACCCACACCTGCCGGCCGGGTGATCTCGTCGTCTGGGACACCCGCTGCACGATCCACCGGCACGAGCCGCCGGACATGCCGAGACTCCTGCACAGCCCGCCGCTCTGGAGCACGATGCCCTCGGCCTGA
- a CDS encoding phytoene/squalene synthase family protein — protein sequence MSETNANSDAAFCAGLVREHDFDRYASTLFMSPGPRRALLSLYAFNVEVSRIRDLVSQPLPGEVRLQWWHDTLTGHEHGGAEGNPVAAELLLTVQRFALPVERLTRLVDEHQFDLYNDPMPTMAALDGYLGDTRGALFALAAQIIAPPFADADHLAHHAGIAQGLLQVIAALPRDAAHRQLYVPLDLLARHGVGQEEMFSGKASPAIQEVIMDLRGQARQHLDHTLELARQAPPAVRPVLLPLALVRRDLARAGPRDDPFQPRSRSRLATLWTLWRAAGTTSFRAR from the coding sequence ATGAGCGAGACGAACGCCAACAGCGACGCCGCGTTCTGTGCAGGCCTTGTCCGCGAGCACGATTTCGACCGTTACGCCTCGACGCTGTTCATGTCGCCCGGGCCCCGGCGTGCGCTGTTGTCGCTGTACGCATTCAACGTCGAAGTCAGCCGCATTCGAGATCTCGTGTCGCAGCCGCTGCCGGGCGAAGTCCGCCTGCAGTGGTGGCACGACACGCTGACGGGTCACGAACATGGCGGCGCGGAGGGAAATCCCGTTGCGGCCGAATTGCTGCTCACCGTGCAGCGCTTCGCGCTTCCGGTCGAGCGGCTGACGCGCCTGGTCGATGAGCATCAATTCGATCTCTACAACGATCCGATGCCGACGATGGCGGCGCTGGACGGCTATCTCGGCGACACGCGTGGCGCGCTGTTCGCGCTGGCCGCGCAGATCATTGCGCCGCCGTTTGCGGACGCCGATCATCTCGCGCACCATGCCGGCATCGCGCAAGGGTTGCTCCAGGTGATCGCGGCGCTGCCGCGCGATGCGGCCCACCGGCAGCTCTATGTCCCGCTCGATCTTCTCGCGCGGCATGGCGTCGGCCAGGAGGAGATGTTCTCCGGCAAGGCGTCGCCGGCGATCCAGGAGGTGATCATGGACCTGCGCGGGCAGGCCCGGCAGCATCTCGATCACACCCTCGAGCTGGCGCGTCAGGCGCCACCGGCCGTGCGGCCGGTTCTGCTGCCGCTCGCGCTGGTCCGGCGCGACCTCGCGCGGGCCGGACCCCGCGACGATCCGTTTCAGCCGCGCTCCCGCTCGCGCCTCGCGACGCTGTGGACGCTGTGGCGGGCTGCGGGGACGACGAGTTTTCGCGCGCGCTGA
- a CDS encoding serine/threonine protein kinase, producing the protein MSLPKTDFAVLAARWSEGVLLKRDVFSTVERGRFKSEAGDVDAVLRRLDEVPWWSFVLARHLFARERKALMRAKGLNAGPDLLWAGDRALVRGFINGVALHLAKPHGNVAYFRSAKQMMRRLHRAGITHNDLAKEQNWLVGHDGHCYVTDFQLAACFESRSRLFRIAAYEDLRHLLKHKRSYAPEALTPKERKILARKSLFARVWLMTGKKVYRAITRGIFNFTDREGGGRRLVNDAPVLMDMIRKNPAVRDAAIVAFADRRTGVGLYAFVEGEQPTLETQLQNELASAKGPKPPEHIQVVHALPRDASGRPRTELLQLVAMNQIDLIEPMLTSDSDRAFLKDILDSRKNLRDRFNFEADLNLPSA; encoded by the coding sequence ATGAGTTTGCCGAAGACTGATTTCGCCGTGCTGGCGGCGCGCTGGAGCGAAGGCGTTCTGCTCAAGCGCGACGTGTTCTCGACCGTCGAGCGCGGCCGCTTCAAGAGCGAGGCCGGTGACGTCGACGCCGTGCTGCGCCGGCTCGATGAGGTGCCGTGGTGGTCGTTCGTGCTGGCGCGGCATTTGTTCGCACGCGAGCGCAAGGCGCTGATGCGCGCCAAGGGGCTCAACGCCGGCCCTGATCTGCTATGGGCTGGGGATCGCGCGCTGGTCCGCGGCTTCATCAATGGCGTGGCGCTGCACCTGGCCAAGCCGCACGGCAACGTCGCCTATTTCCGCTCGGCCAAACAGATGATGCGCCGGCTGCATCGCGCCGGGATCACGCACAACGATCTCGCCAAGGAGCAGAATTGGCTCGTCGGTCACGACGGCCATTGCTACGTGACCGATTTCCAGTTGGCCGCCTGCTTCGAGAGCCGCAGCCGGCTGTTCCGGATCGCGGCCTATGAGGACCTGCGTCATCTGCTCAAGCATAAGCGGAGTTACGCGCCCGAGGCGCTGACGCCGAAGGAGCGCAAGATCCTGGCACGCAAATCGCTGTTCGCGCGCGTCTGGCTGATGACCGGCAAGAAGGTGTATCGCGCCATCACGCGCGGCATCTTCAATTTCACCGACCGCGAGGGTGGCGGACGACGCCTGGTCAACGATGCGCCGGTGCTGATGGACATGATCCGGAAGAATCCGGCCGTGCGCGACGCGGCGATCGTTGCCTTCGCAGACCGCCGGACCGGCGTCGGGCTCTATGCGTTCGTCGAGGGAGAGCAACCGACGCTTGAAACTCAGCTGCAAAACGAGCTTGCTTCAGCCAAGGGCCCGAAGCCGCCGGAGCATATCCAGGTCGTGCATGCCCTGCCGCGCGACGCCAGCGGCAGGCCACGCACTGAACTGTTGCAGCTGGTCGCGATGAACCAGATCGACCTGATCGAACCGATGCTCACGAGCGACAGCGATCGCGCTTTCCTCAAGGACATCCTGGACTCGCGCAAAAACCTGCGCGACCGGTTCAATTTCGAGGCGGACCTGAACCTGCCTTCGGCCTGA
- a CDS encoding TauD/TfdA family dioxygenase, protein MNVETRAATTSRSSNIEIIPTGRQLGAEIRHVDLKHLDDAGFGSLLRAFHTHSVLLVRGQGLTDQDLIAFSRRFGDLDWAPVQENGRRFVDGLPEIYIVSNVKVNGEAIGSLGAGEAVWHTDMSYLDTPPIASALYALEIPPVGGNTSFCSMYAVYDALPPELKRRVADLKIKHDGTYNSGGFVRQGVTPTDDPRTSPGAIHPLVCTHPDSGLRMLYLGRRRNAYLVGLELAESEALLDALWAYVARPEFSWEHVWKVGDLVIWDNRCTMHRRDPFDDHARRIMHRTQIKGTDRPH, encoded by the coding sequence ATGAACGTCGAAACCCGCGCGGCCACAACGTCTCGGTCGTCGAACATCGAGATCATCCCGACCGGCCGGCAACTCGGTGCCGAGATTCGACATGTCGATCTCAAGCATCTGGACGATGCGGGCTTCGGCTCCCTGCTCCGTGCCTTTCACACGCACTCCGTTTTGCTGGTGCGCGGCCAGGGTCTGACGGACCAGGACTTGATCGCCTTCAGCCGCCGCTTCGGCGATCTCGACTGGGCGCCGGTGCAGGAGAACGGGCGCCGCTTCGTCGACGGTCTACCCGAAATCTATATCGTCTCGAACGTGAAGGTGAATGGCGAGGCGATCGGCAGCCTCGGCGCGGGCGAAGCGGTGTGGCATACGGACATGTCGTATCTCGACACGCCGCCGATCGCGAGCGCGCTCTACGCGCTGGAAATTCCCCCCGTCGGCGGCAACACGTCGTTCTGCAGCATGTACGCCGTGTACGACGCGCTTCCTCCTGAACTGAAGCGCCGCGTCGCAGATCTGAAGATCAAGCACGACGGCACCTACAACAGCGGCGGCTTCGTCCGACAGGGCGTAACGCCGACCGATGATCCGCGCACATCGCCGGGCGCGATCCATCCGCTGGTCTGCACGCATCCCGATTCCGGCCTGCGGATGCTTTATCTCGGCCGCCGGCGCAATGCCTATCTGGTCGGCCTCGAGCTCGCCGAGTCGGAAGCATTGCTCGACGCGTTGTGGGCCTATGTTGCCCGTCCGGAATTCTCCTGGGAGCATGTCTGGAAGGTCGGAGATCTCGTCATCTGGGACAATCGCTGCACCATGCATCGGCGCGATCCGTTCGATGATCATGCGCGGCGAATCATGCATCGGACCCAGATCAAGGGAACAGATCGTCCACACTGA